A genome region from candidate division KSB1 bacterium includes the following:
- a CDS encoding zinc-ribbon domain-containing protein: MTCNHCGAENVKWASFCTQCGESVGELCYCSSVIRPGDVYCSGCGRPVEQKRVPKSAEGHEVIPMIYQYKRAEIDKLIKDSILVKAGKESELDQSDIDEYFNEE, from the coding sequence ATGACATGCAACCATTGTGGCGCTGAGAATGTAAAGTGGGCCTCGTTCTGTACACAATGCGGCGAATCGGTCGGTGAATTGTGCTACTGTTCTTCTGTCATCCGTCCCGGAGATGTTTATTGTTCCGGGTGCGGGAGACCGGTTGAGCAGAAACGTGTTCCGAAATCTGCCGAGGGGCACGAGGTGATCCCGATGATTTATCAATACAAAAGAGCCGAGATTGACAAGTTGATCAAGGATAGTATCCTGGTCAAGGCCGGAAAAGAGAGCGAACTGGACCAAAGCGATATTGATGAATATTTCAACGAAGAATAA
- a CDS encoding response regulator: MGFYEENSNDMQDSKRQVLVIDDSEMNRQLLGNYFKNAGYSTQFANDGEEGLQKFTELRPAVTFLDIVMPNKSGLDLLKEIKEMNPNAIVIIVSSYVTKRNIQQAKEYGADWFLKKPFSREQLVNVLEKIKNRSQK; encoded by the coding sequence ATGGGTTTTTATGAAGAAAACTCGAATGATATGCAGGATAGTAAGAGACAGGTGCTGGTAATTGATGATTCGGAGATGAACCGTCAATTGCTCGGCAATTATTTTAAAAACGCCGGATACAGCACTCAGTTTGCCAATGACGGGGAGGAGGGATTGCAGAAATTCACTGAATTGCGTCCGGCAGTTACATTCCTGGATATTGTGATGCCGAACAAATCCGGTCTGGATTTGCTCAAAGAAATTAAAGAGATGAATCCGAACGCTATCGTAATTATTGTGAGTTCCTATGTAACAAAACGGAACATTCAGCAAGCAAAGGAATATGGGGCAGACTGGTTTTTGAAAAAACCGTTCAGCCGCGAACAACTTGTGAATGTTCTTGAAAAAATAAAAAACCGGAGTCAAAAATGA